From a single Fulvivirga ulvae genomic region:
- the gatB gene encoding Asp-tRNA(Asn)/Glu-tRNA(Gln) amidotransferase subunit GatB → MDKSIRDKYTAVIGLEVHAQLLTTTKIYNSDSAEYGSQPNTNVSVITLGHPGTLPKLNKKVVEYAIKMGLACQCEISREQIFDRKNYFYPDLPKGYQLTQDRTPICKNGFVRVFPRTGEPRDIHLNRIHIEEDAGKSIHLTEETDTLVDFNRAGVPLIEIVTEPDIRTSDEAHSFLTEVRRLVRYLDICDGNMEEGSLRCDANISIMPKGSKTLGKKVEVKNMNSIRNVQRAIDHEIERQILAVEGGEEIFSETRTFDANTGTTSGMRTKEELNDYRYFPDPDLSPLHVTEEWLKAIEESMPSLPHELFNKYVKEFNLPEYDAQVLTDTKEIALYFEDLCTRTANFKAASNWIMGPVKSYLNEHNLQIDNLPLSTERLAELIRLVDDNKVSFSVASQNLFPEMLKQNGMTALETAEAFNLLQDDDSDAISVLVDEVVAEFPDKAAAYKKGHKGLLGMFMGELMKRSKGKIDPKMANELLRSKLR, encoded by the coding sequence ATGGATAAATCGATCAGAGATAAGTACACGGCTGTAATTGGTCTGGAAGTGCATGCACAGTTGCTGACAACTACTAAAATATATAACTCCGACTCGGCAGAATATGGTAGCCAGCCCAATACCAACGTAAGTGTGATAACCCTTGGCCACCCCGGTACTTTGCCCAAACTTAATAAGAAAGTGGTTGAATATGCGATCAAAATGGGGCTTGCATGTCAATGTGAAATTAGCCGTGAACAGATATTTGACCGTAAGAATTATTTTTACCCTGATCTTCCAAAGGGCTACCAGCTTACGCAAGACCGTACTCCAATATGCAAAAATGGTTTTGTAAGGGTTTTTCCGAGGACTGGCGAACCGCGTGACATTCACCTGAACAGGATCCATATTGAAGAAGATGCGGGCAAGTCTATCCACCTGACCGAAGAAACCGATACACTGGTTGACTTCAATAGAGCGGGGGTACCGCTGATCGAGATTGTTACAGAGCCGGATATTCGTACATCAGATGAGGCACATTCCTTCCTGACGGAAGTCCGGAGGCTGGTACGTTACCTGGATATCTGCGATGGAAATATGGAAGAGGGTTCATTGCGATGCGATGCGAATATTTCTATTATGCCCAAGGGATCAAAAACTCTGGGAAAAAAGGTTGAGGTTAAAAACATGAACTCCATCAGGAATGTACAACGAGCTATAGACCATGAAATAGAAAGACAGATATTGGCTGTCGAAGGAGGTGAAGAGATATTTTCTGAAACACGGACATTTGATGCCAATACAGGTACTACATCCGGAATGCGTACCAAAGAAGAGTTGAACGATTACCGCTACTTTCCGGATCCTGACCTTAGCCCACTGCATGTAACGGAAGAATGGCTGAAAGCTATTGAAGAAAGTATGCCAAGCCTGCCTCATGAGCTTTTTAATAAGTATGTGAAGGAATTTAACCTGCCTGAGTACGATGCACAGGTTCTGACTGATACCAAAGAGATTGCACTTTATTTTGAAGATCTCTGTACCAGGACTGCCAATTTCAAGGCTGCCTCTAACTGGATAATGGGGCCGGTGAAATCATATCTAAATGAGCACAATCTACAGATTGATAATTTACCACTGTCTACTGAGCGTCTGGCCGAGCTGATAAGGCTGGTAGATGATAATAAAGTGAGTTTTTCGGTGGCATCGCAAAATTTATTTCCTGAGATGTTAAAGCAAAACGGCATGACGGCATTGGAAACTGCGGAGGCATTTAACCTGTTACAGGATGATGACAGCGATGCTATCAGCGTATTGGTAGATGAAGTGGTTGCAGAGTTTCCGGATAAAGCGGCCGCTTATAAGAAGGGACACAAGGGCTTGTTGGGCATGTTTATGGGAGAACTGATGAAGCGCAGCAAAGGAAAGATAGACCCGAAAATGGCCAATGAGCTGTTGAGAAGCAAATTAAGATAA
- a CDS encoding YiiD C-terminal domain-containing protein: MKLINWWPPMLGTGISLKKVSEDMTTFEVIMKLRWYNRNLVGIHYGGSLYSMCDPWYMFILVANLGKEYVVLDKAAAIRYKKPGRGTLRCTFHISKQKIEDIRQEIEAIGKNDYTFTCEVIDEEGEVVTEVDKVVYVRKKGFDFEALEKEREAGIAKTPE; this comes from the coding sequence ATGAAATTGATCAACTGGTGGCCGCCTATGCTCGGAACAGGTATCAGTTTGAAAAAAGTATCTGAAGATATGACCACTTTTGAGGTGATCATGAAACTAAGGTGGTATAACCGCAACCTTGTAGGGATACATTACGGAGGCTCGCTTTACTCTATGTGCGATCCCTGGTATATGTTTATTTTAGTAGCTAACCTGGGTAAAGAATATGTTGTACTGGATAAGGCTGCAGCCATAAGGTATAAGAAACCCGGGCGGGGTACCCTGAGGTGTACATTTCATATCAGTAAGCAAAAAATAGAAGACATCAGGCAGGAGATAGAAGCGATTGGTAAAAATGACTATACATTTACGTGTGAGGTGATAGATGAAGAAGGTGAGGTAGTCACCGAAGTAGATAAGGTAGTTTACGTTCGAAAAAAAGGGTTTGATTTTGAAGCTCTGGAAAAGGAAAGAGAGGCTGGAATAGCTAAAACTCCAGAGTGA
- a CDS encoding TlpA disulfide reductase family protein → MNFLRLVLISVVSFWACSSNPASEQSSEDMIKLSGTVGYPQNGLIILEKFNGNVPVPHDTITLNEKDYTFSEQVKVENPGYYRLNFYGKQFVPLILDRDDVVINVDGNNQQGFYEVKGSRDHDFINEVQAMANQFQSSEAVQSINQRFKSASQTGDETEMDALRNEYLTLDAQLKEQLKAKIDSLGASLGVVEILKSGRYLDKDEHHDFFVKYADLLENEMPDSPIAQEFIKDVEQSKKLAIGQIAPDIALPNPDGEIVKLSSLRGNYVLVDFWAKWCKPCRMENPNVVRMYNKYNEKGFEVYGVSLDRKREDWLEAIEQDQLHWTQVSDLKFWNSEAARLYNVNSIPFALLLDPEGKIIGKNLRGQALENKLEEIFSAKAE, encoded by the coding sequence ATGAACTTTTTAAGATTAGTATTGATATCTGTAGTTTCTTTTTGGGCATGCTCGTCCAATCCCGCTTCGGAGCAAAGCAGTGAGGATATGATCAAGCTCTCAGGAACAGTAGGCTACCCTCAGAACGGACTTATCATCCTGGAGAAATTTAATGGAAATGTACCTGTTCCGCATGACACCATCACCCTGAATGAAAAGGACTATACCTTCAGCGAGCAGGTTAAGGTTGAAAATCCCGGATATTATAGACTCAATTTTTATGGAAAACAGTTTGTGCCATTAATTCTTGACAGAGATGATGTAGTCATTAATGTGGATGGAAATAATCAGCAAGGGTTCTATGAAGTAAAAGGGTCGCGCGATCATGATTTTATTAATGAAGTACAGGCCATGGCTAATCAGTTTCAATCTTCCGAAGCTGTTCAAAGCATTAACCAAAGATTCAAATCCGCTAGCCAGACAGGGGATGAGACTGAAATGGATGCTTTAAGAAATGAGTATCTGACGCTTGATGCGCAACTTAAAGAGCAATTGAAAGCTAAGATCGACTCTCTCGGAGCTTCTCTTGGAGTGGTGGAGATTTTGAAATCCGGTCGCTACCTGGATAAAGACGAGCATCATGACTTTTTTGTGAAGTATGCTGATCTGCTTGAAAATGAAATGCCGGATTCTCCGATTGCGCAGGAGTTTATTAAGGATGTGGAGCAAAGCAAAAAGCTGGCTATAGGCCAGATTGCCCCTGACATCGCCTTGCCCAACCCTGACGGTGAGATCGTAAAGCTTTCTTCATTGCGTGGTAATTATGTGTTGGTGGATTTCTGGGCAAAATGGTGTAAGCCGTGCCGTATGGAGAATCCTAATGTAGTAAGGATGTACAACAAATACAATGAGAAGGGCTTTGAGGTTTATGGAGTCTCCCTCGACAGAAAGCGTGAAGACTGGCTTGAGGCTATTGAGCAGGACCAACTACACTGGACCCAGGTGTCTGACCTGAAGTTCTGGAACTCAGAAGCGGCAAGGCTGTACAATGTAAACTCAATCCCTTTTGCTCTTCTGCTTGACCCGGAGGGCAAAATCATAGGTAAAAATCTTAGGGGACAGGCACTGGAAAATAAGCTGGAAGAAATATTCAGCGCAAAGGCTGAATAA
- a CDS encoding peptidylprolyl isomerase, whose translation MKTAEIITEKGTMKVEFYEKDAPNTVKNFVDLSKKGFYDGLTFHRVIPNFVIQGGCPEGSGYGGPGYKIDCELDGDNQYHDRGVVSMAHAGRNTGGSQFFICHSRDNTAGLDRHHTCFGKVVEGLDVIDQIRQGDKINKVVIHED comes from the coding sequence ATGAAAACAGCAGAAATAATCACCGAAAAAGGAACCATGAAGGTGGAGTTTTACGAAAAAGATGCTCCAAATACAGTAAAAAATTTTGTTGACCTCTCTAAAAAAGGATTCTACGACGGCCTTACTTTCCACAGAGTAATACCCAACTTCGTAATTCAGGGTGGGTGCCCGGAAGGCAGCGGATATGGTGGCCCCGGATATAAAATTGACTGTGAGCTTGACGGAGATAATCAGTATCATGACAGGGGTGTTGTTTCCATGGCACATGCCGGAAGAAACACCGGTGGCAGCCAGTTTTTCATTTGCCATAGCCGTGACAACACCGCAGGCCTGGACAGGCACCACACATGTTTTGGCAAAGTAGTTGAAGGCCTGGACGTTATAGATCAGATTCGCCAGGGAGACAAGATCAATAAAGTCGTCATACATGAAGATTAA
- a CDS encoding efflux RND transporter permease subunit has translation MSSLSNISIDRPVLAVVMSITIILFGLVGFNFLGVREYPSVDPPIITVSTSYEGANSDVIETQITEPLEESINGIEGIKTLSSVSREGRSTIRVEFGLDTDLEAAANDVRDKVSRAVRNLPPDADPPIVSKADADSSPIIALRIFSKKRSLLEMSEIADNTFKENFQTIEGVSEVRVWGEKRYSIRLWMDPEKLAAYQVTPLDVFEAVNAQNLELPSGRIEGSSTELTIRTLGRLNTPEQYNDLIIREDEETIIRFRDVGRAEFFPENDRTVLKNDGIPMVMTAIVPQPGTNNLSIAENFYKRLEGIKKNLPDDIEVSVAFDNTEYIQDSINEVEQTIYLAFFLVVLIIFIFLRDWRTTFIPVITVPIALIGAFFLMYLFNFSINVLTMLGIVLAIGLVVDDAIVVLENIYSKIEGGEEPMEAGKRGTEEIFFAVISTTVALSAVFFPIIFLQGITGRLFREFGLVVAGAVIISSFVALTLTPMLSSKLLKRRERHNWLYRKTEPFFVKLNNIYGDALDSFMKHRWVAFAIVLISGFAIYGLIKQLPDELAPLEDRGTFRVIATGPEGATFEYMDFYVDQMISMTQNEVPENESIISITSPGFGASSSVNSAFVIVKLKDAENRVRSQSEIVDSLKPKIAKNTRARAFVTQPQTIGDRRGGLPVQFVIQAPNLEKLKDVLPEFQERAQTSPVFDFVDLDLKFNKPELNVTINRDKARDLGVSVRNVAQTLQLTLSGQRFGYFVKDGKQYYIIGQVERENRNDPLDLKSIYVKNDEDEIVQMDNLVTLEEKSTPPQLFRYNRFASATFSASLTPGYTLGAGLEEMDRIAAEVLDGSFSTALAGSSLEYQESADNLYFAFAFALILIYLVLAAQFESFRDPLIIMFTVPLALAGTLLSLWFFGETLNIFSQIGIIMLIGLVTKNGILIVEFANQRKAHDMDIKEAIIGAAKARFRPILMTSLSTILGILPIALALGAGSESRVSMGIAVIGGMLFATVLTLFVIPAVYTYITSKHKRLARL, from the coding sequence ATGAGTAGTTTATCCAATATTAGCATTGACAGGCCGGTACTGGCTGTTGTGATGTCAATAACAATTATCCTGTTTGGCCTGGTGGGTTTCAATTTCCTGGGTGTAAGAGAATATCCCAGTGTGGACCCTCCCATTATTACGGTTTCGACCAGTTATGAAGGTGCAAATTCTGATGTGATAGAGACTCAGATTACCGAACCGCTGGAAGAGTCGATCAACGGCATTGAAGGAATCAAAACCCTGAGTTCTGTTTCCCGAGAGGGCCGTAGTACCATTCGTGTAGAATTCGGGCTCGACACGGACCTTGAAGCTGCGGCTAATGATGTAAGGGACAAGGTTTCCCGCGCGGTGCGGAACTTACCTCCCGATGCAGACCCTCCCATTGTTTCCAAGGCAGACGCAGACTCCTCACCTATCATTGCTCTCAGGATCTTTAGCAAAAAAAGAAGCCTGCTGGAAATGTCAGAGATTGCAGACAATACTTTTAAAGAAAACTTCCAGACTATCGAAGGAGTAAGTGAGGTACGGGTATGGGGAGAGAAACGGTATTCTATCCGGCTCTGGATGGACCCGGAAAAGCTTGCGGCCTACCAGGTCACTCCACTGGATGTATTTGAAGCCGTAAACGCGCAGAATCTTGAGTTGCCCTCAGGACGAATCGAGGGTTCATCCACAGAATTAACGATCAGGACGCTGGGAAGACTTAATACGCCTGAGCAATACAATGATCTTATTATCCGCGAAGATGAAGAAACAATAATCCGCTTCAGAGATGTCGGACGAGCTGAATTTTTTCCTGAAAATGACCGTACAGTGCTTAAAAATGATGGTATACCCATGGTAATGACGGCCATTGTACCTCAGCCGGGCACCAACAACCTGAGCATCGCCGAAAACTTTTATAAGCGACTTGAAGGTATAAAGAAGAACCTGCCTGATGATATTGAGGTTTCTGTAGCATTTGATAATACCGAATACATTCAGGACTCCATCAATGAAGTAGAGCAGACTATTTATCTGGCTTTCTTCCTGGTAGTGCTCATTATTTTTATCTTCCTGCGCGATTGGAGGACCACCTTTATTCCCGTGATCACCGTGCCTATTGCCCTGATCGGTGCATTCTTTTTAATGTATCTTTTTAACTTCTCAATTAATGTACTAACCATGTTGGGCATAGTGCTGGCTATAGGACTGGTAGTGGATGATGCCATTGTGGTATTGGAAAATATTTATTCGAAAATCGAAGGCGGCGAAGAGCCTATGGAAGCTGGTAAAAGAGGCACTGAAGAAATATTCTTTGCTGTAATATCCACTACAGTGGCTCTATCAGCTGTTTTCTTTCCCATCATCTTTCTTCAGGGCATTACCGGGCGTCTTTTCCGAGAGTTTGGCCTTGTGGTAGCCGGGGCAGTAATTATTTCAAGCTTTGTTGCCCTTACCCTTACGCCAATGCTTTCGTCCAAGTTGCTCAAAAGGCGTGAAAGACATAACTGGCTTTACAGAAAAACAGAGCCTTTTTTTGTAAAGCTGAATAACATTTATGGTGATGCTCTGGATTCTTTTATGAAACATCGCTGGGTAGCTTTTGCCATTGTATTGATCTCCGGATTTGCCATTTATGGTCTTATCAAACAATTACCTGATGAACTGGCTCCCCTGGAGGACAGGGGAACTTTCAGGGTGATTGCAACAGGTCCCGAAGGCGCCACCTTTGAATATATGGACTTCTATGTTGATCAGATGATCAGCATGACCCAAAATGAAGTTCCTGAAAACGAATCGATTATATCAATAACTTCGCCTGGATTCGGAGCATCTTCATCGGTTAACTCCGCCTTTGTAATAGTTAAACTTAAGGATGCGGAAAACAGGGTCAGGAGCCAAAGCGAAATTGTAGATTCGCTGAAGCCTAAAATAGCTAAAAACACAAGGGCACGAGCATTTGTTACTCAGCCACAAACTATTGGTGACAGGCGTGGCGGGCTTCCCGTACAATTTGTAATACAGGCGCCTAATCTTGAAAAGCTAAAAGATGTGCTTCCTGAGTTTCAGGAAAGAGCACAGACAAGTCCTGTATTTGATTTTGTGGACCTTGACTTGAAATTTAACAAACCTGAGCTAAACGTCACTATTAACCGGGACAAGGCCAGGGATCTGGGTGTATCTGTTCGCAATGTGGCCCAAACGCTACAGCTGACCTTAAGCGGTCAGAGATTTGGCTATTTTGTAAAAGATGGTAAACAGTACTATATCATAGGCCAGGTAGAAAGGGAAAATCGTAATGATCCGCTCGATCTCAAATCTATATATGTAAAAAATGATGAGGATGAAATTGTGCAGATGGATAACCTGGTAACTCTTGAAGAAAAAAGTACTCCCCCACAGCTATTCCGCTACAACAGGTTTGCTTCTGCCACCTTCTCTGCCAGTCTTACTCCAGGGTACACTTTAGGGGCCGGCCTGGAAGAAATGGACAGAATAGCAGCCGAAGTGCTTGATGGTTCCTTTAGTACGGCTCTAGCCGGAAGCTCTCTGGAATACCAGGAGAGTGCTGACAACCTGTATTTTGCTTTTGCCTTTGCCCTTATACTGATTTACCTGGTGCTGGCGGCCCAATTCGAGAGCTTTAGAGATCCGTTGATCATAATGTTTACGGTACCACTGGCACTGGCCGGCACACTTTTATCCCTTTGGTTCTTTGGTGAAACGCTTAATATATTCAGCCAGATCGGTATTATTATGCTCATTGGCCTGGTAACTAAAAACGGTATTCTGATAGTAGAGTTTGCCAATCAAAGAAAAGCGCACGATATGGACATTAAAGAAGCCATTATTGGTGCTGCCAAGGCGCGCTTCAGGCCTATATTAATGACTAGTTTATCTACCATCCTGGGTATATTACCTATTGCTCTGGCATTAGGAGCAGGGTCAGAAAGCCGGGTTTCAATGGGAATAGCCGTAATTGGAGGTATGTTGTTCGCTACTGTACTTACGCTGTTCGTTATACCCGCAGTATATACTTACATCACCAGTAAACACAAAAGATTAGCAAGACTATGA
- a CDS encoding TolC family protein — protein sequence MMRLALITFTVLWATSVLAQEELTLEKAIGTALEHNYSIKIAKNNEQIAQNNHTLGNAGFLPSLTASYNRDYGIQSFEQQRSTGEVSDNGAKSQRETYGATLNWTIFDGLKMFTTYDQLEALNKQSEDLTRAQIELLVYNVTTAFYNAAWEKERLLLFESNVGLSEERLKVSKDKYELGKASKIEFLQAQVDLNADKSSMIKQLELLAVRKFELMELMAIEQDTLNFTIKYEVENNSDILLGQLLEQLESQNAQLLALKRDQVIALYDKKIVEGDRLPEVGVFADYTHSSFETPAGFVLSGNSDDITYGVTARWTLFNGFNVNRRLTNAKIQYETAQYQYKDQLLAFTTDIKTRYINYRNNLDLLKLEKENLSVAKENNEIAQERYQIGLSNALELRESQINLINAEIRYQNAAFAAKQAEIELKYLSGTLVIK from the coding sequence ATGATGAGATTGGCCCTGATCACTTTTACTGTTTTATGGGCTACGTCGGTGCTGGCCCAGGAAGAGCTAACACTGGAAAAGGCCATTGGAACAGCTCTGGAACATAACTATTCCATTAAAATAGCAAAAAATAACGAACAGATTGCTCAAAATAATCATACCCTTGGCAATGCCGGCTTTCTGCCCTCGCTTACTGCCAGTTACAATCGTGATTACGGGATTCAAAGCTTTGAACAACAAAGATCAACCGGGGAAGTCAGCGACAATGGCGCCAAAAGCCAGCGGGAAACCTACGGTGCCACCCTCAACTGGACCATTTTTGACGGGCTCAAAATGTTTACGACCTATGATCAGCTGGAAGCTCTGAACAAACAAAGCGAAGACCTGACCAGGGCTCAGATAGAACTTTTGGTCTATAATGTAACTACTGCATTTTACAATGCTGCATGGGAAAAAGAGCGCCTGCTGCTCTTTGAAAGCAATGTGGGATTATCAGAGGAAAGGCTAAAAGTATCAAAAGATAAATACGAACTGGGCAAGGCATCAAAAATAGAGTTCCTTCAGGCACAGGTTGATTTGAATGCAGATAAATCGTCTATGATCAAGCAACTGGAGTTGCTTGCTGTCAGGAAGTTTGAGCTTATGGAGTTGATGGCTATAGAGCAGGACACCCTTAATTTTACCATTAAATATGAAGTTGAAAATAACTCCGATATATTGTTAGGTCAACTTCTAGAGCAATTGGAATCTCAAAATGCCCAGTTGCTGGCCCTGAAAAGAGACCAGGTCATAGCCCTCTACGATAAAAAAATAGTTGAGGGCGACCGGTTACCGGAAGTCGGTGTTTTTGCAGATTATACACACTCCAGTTTTGAAACACCTGCCGGCTTTGTATTAAGCGGAAACTCGGATGATATCACCTATGGGGTAACCGCCAGATGGACTCTTTTCAATGGATTCAATGTTAACAGAAGGCTAACCAATGCAAAAATCCAGTACGAAACAGCCCAGTATCAATATAAAGACCAATTGCTGGCTTTCACAACCGATATTAAAACCAGGTACATAAATTATCGAAACAACCTGGACTTGCTAAAATTGGAAAAAGAGAACCTAAGTGTAGCAAAGGAAAATAATGAAATAGCCCAGGAAAGGTACCAGATAGGCCTCTCCAATGCATTAGAGTTGCGTGAGTCGCAGATCAACCTGATCAACGCTGAAATCAGATATCAAAACGCTGCTTTTGCTGCAAAACAAGCCGAAATAGAACTTAAATATCTTAGCGGCACACTTGTTATCAAATAA
- a CDS encoding efflux RND transporter periplasmic adaptor subunit, with product MNPTIKKILIVIIVLAAIGFIIYPQLDFGNESTTESIEQTSKPTEKLPVTAVIARASNLDNNLRSTGSLMANESVTLRSEVAGVVEKIYFKEGQQVNKGQLLVQLNDDEVKAEIEKLQFTRKLNEDIEYRQKQLLQREAISQEEYETALTTLNTTRSDIKVRQVRLDKHQIRAPFSGVIGLRSVSVGSYLNPSDNIATLYSINPIKIEFSVPGKYSSQVNAGDKITFTTDAHEEAFKGEIYALEPQIDPKTRSLKIRATSGNEENKLLPGQFAKIQLTLNSYESAIMVPTEAVIPELNSKKVYIYQNGVAQAKQIETGIRTADKIQVISGLSPGDTVITSGTLQLKQGTSVDIEIQGNE from the coding sequence ATGAATCCGACAATCAAGAAAATCCTGATCGTTATTATTGTTTTAGCTGCAATAGGGTTTATTATTTACCCACAGTTAGATTTTGGTAACGAAAGTACCACGGAAAGTATTGAGCAAACTTCTAAACCCACGGAGAAGCTACCTGTTACCGCTGTAATTGCCCGCGCTTCTAACCTTGATAATAACCTTAGGTCTACCGGGTCATTAATGGCTAACGAGTCCGTTACTCTAAGATCCGAAGTGGCAGGTGTTGTTGAAAAAATATATTTCAAAGAAGGTCAGCAGGTAAACAAAGGGCAGCTTCTTGTTCAGTTAAACGATGATGAAGTAAAAGCCGAAATTGAGAAACTTCAATTTACGAGAAAGCTTAACGAAGACATTGAATATCGGCAAAAGCAGCTTCTTCAAAGAGAAGCTATTAGCCAGGAAGAATATGAAACGGCGCTTACCACCTTAAATACTACTCGCTCTGACATTAAAGTGAGGCAGGTAAGGCTCGACAAACATCAGATCCGTGCACCTTTCAGCGGCGTTATCGGTCTTCGTTCTGTAAGTGTAGGCAGCTACCTCAATCCTTCAGATAACATTGCCACTTTATACAGTATCAACCCAATCAAAATAGAATTTTCAGTTCCGGGCAAGTATTCCTCCCAGGTAAATGCAGGGGATAAAATAACTTTCACTACAGATGCTCATGAAGAGGCTTTTAAGGGTGAAATCTATGCCCTCGAACCTCAAATAGACCCGAAGACCCGAAGCCTGAAAATCAGGGCCACCAGTGGGAACGAAGAAAATAAGCTTTTGCCCGGACAGTTTGCAAAAATACAGCTCACACTGAACAGTTATGAAAGCGCAATTATGGTACCTACCGAGGCGGTTATCCCGGAACTTAACAGTAAAAAGGTGTATATCTATCAAAATGGTGTTGCTCAGGCAAAGCAGATAGAAACAGGTATAAGAACTGCTGACAAAATACAAGTCATTTCCGGTTTGAGTCCGGGAGATACGGTAATCACTTCCGGTACGCTTCAGCTCAAACAGGGAACTTCCGTGGACATTGAAATTCAAGGTAATGAGTAG
- a CDS encoding endonuclease/exonuclease/phosphatase family protein has translation MRYILLLIVAIISTWCSNRQLPATSDNDPACTSISDQLSSCIALPSSETLEIMTWNIENFPKDSTTFCLVSNIIKTSTADVIAVQEIDSPEDFSRLATQIEGWKGVYHDVRGGIETGFLYKTSEIVSVGTLKSIFPDNRYEFPREPILLTVEHKNGLEVTLVNIHLKCCKDGKERRSKASIMLKQYLDDSLSTQNIVVLGDFNDDISDDTPFLNFVADANHYTFADKEIALQSEEHWSYPSWPAHIDHILISNELTDNRIFTKTVALNRCISVYEDHISDHRPVIISLKADKVPDL, from the coding sequence ATGAGATATATCCTGCTTCTGATTGTTGCTATAATTTCCACTTGGTGCAGCAATCGTCAATTACCAGCCACCAGCGATAATGATCCGGCCTGTACATCCATATCTGACCAATTATCGTCCTGTATAGCTCTGCCCTCTTCTGAAACACTGGAGATCATGACATGGAATATCGAAAATTTCCCAAAAGACAGTACCACATTTTGCCTGGTAAGCAATATCATTAAAACATCAACTGCTGACGTTATCGCAGTTCAGGAAATAGATTCGCCGGAAGATTTTTCCAGATTGGCAACTCAAATTGAAGGATGGAAAGGGGTTTACCATGATGTTCGAGGTGGCATAGAAACAGGCTTTTTATATAAAACATCAGAAATTGTCTCTGTAGGCACACTAAAAAGTATTTTTCCTGATAACCGCTACGAATTTCCCCGTGAACCAATATTACTTACCGTTGAACATAAAAATGGGTTGGAGGTCACCCTTGTCAACATTCATCTCAAATGCTGCAAGGATGGTAAGGAGCGGAGATCAAAGGCCAGCATAATGCTGAAGCAGTATCTTGACGACTCACTAAGCACGCAAAACATAGTGGTACTGGGTGATTTTAACGATGACATATCAGACGATACACCTTTTTTGAATTTTGTAGCAGATGCCAACCATTATACTTTTGCAGACAAAGAAATAGCACTTCAAAGTGAAGAGCATTGGAGTTACCCTTCCTGGCCAGCTCATATCGACCATATTCTTATCAGCAATGAACTGACTGACAACCGCATTTTCACAAAAACAGTTGCTTTGAACCGATGCATCAGTGTTTATGAAGATCATATTTCCGACCACCGGCCCGTAATAATTTCACTTAAAGCGGATAAAGTTCCTGATTTGTAA